A genomic segment from Glycine soja cultivar W05 chromosome 18, ASM419377v2, whole genome shotgun sequence encodes:
- the LOC114397519 gene encoding dnaJ homolog subfamily B member 4-like — protein MGVDYYKILQVDRSAKDEDLKKAYRRLAMKWHPDKNPNNKKEAEAKFKQISEAYDVLSDPQKRGIYDQYGEEGLNGVPPGAGGFPGGGDGGPTSFRFNPRSADDIFSEFFGFSRPFGGMGDMGGRAGGSGFSRGGPFGEDIFAQFRSAAGESCGHMQRKGAAIERQLPCSLEDLYKGTTKKMKISRDVSDASGRPSTVEEILTIEIKPGWKKGTKITFPEKGNEQRGVIPSDLVFIIDEKPHSLFKRDGNDLVVTQKISLVEALTGYTVQLTTLDGRNLTFPINSTISPTYEEVVKGEGMPIPKEPSKKGNLRIKFNIKFPSRLTSEQKSGIKRLLTSP, from the exons ATGGGCGTGGACTACTACAAGATTCTTCAGGTAGATAGAAGTGCCAAAGATGAGGATCTCAAGAAAGCATATCGAAGGCTAGCCATGAAGTGGCACCCTGATAAGAACCCTAACAACAAGAAAGAGGCTGAAGCTAAATTCAAGCAAATCTCCGAAGCTTATGAT GTTTTGAGTGATCCACAGAAGCGAGGAATTTATGATCAGTATGGTGAGGAGGGGTTGAATGGGGTGCCGCCAGGCGCAGGTGGTTTTCCTGGTGGTGGCGACGGTGGGCCGACGTCATTCCGGTTCAATCCCAGAAGTGCAGATGATATATTTTCCGAGTTTTTCGGGTTTTCGAGACCCTTTGGTGGAATGGGGGACATGGGTGGCCGAGCTGGTGGCTCTGGATTTTCCAGGGGTGGCCCGTTTGGTGAAGATATCTTTGCTCAATTTAGGAGTGCAGCTGGGGAGAGCTGTGGCCATATGCAAAGGAAAGGTGCAGCCATTGAGAGACAATTGCCTTGTAGCTTGGAGGATTTGTATAAAGGGACTACCAAGAAAATGAAGATTTCAAGGGATGTTAGTGATGCCAGTGG gAGACCCTCCACAGTAGAGGAAATACTTACAATTGAGATCAAGCCAGGTTGGAAGAAAggaacaaaaataacttttccTGAAAAGGGAAATGAGCAGAGAGGAGTTATCCCTTCAGACCTTGTCTTTATTATTGATGAGAAACCTCATAGTCTCTTTAAAAGGGATGGCAATGATCTTGTTGTCACCCAGAAGATATCGCTTGTAGAAGCCTTGACAGGTTACACAGTGCAGCTGACAACCCTTGATGGGCGGAATCTTACATTCCCCATTAACTCCACTATTAGTCCAACATATGAAGAAGTTGTCAAAGGAGAGGGTATGCCCATTCCAAAAGAACCTTCCAAGAAGGGAAACTTAAGAATCAAGTTCAATATCAAGTTTCCCTCCAGGCTTACATCCGAACAGAAAAGTGGCATCAAGCGATTATTGACATCTCCTTAA